The Spirosoma oryzicola genome has a window encoding:
- the soxC gene encoding sulfite dehydrogenase — MKKSTSQLEQLTGRLSRRAMLGGAATAAVALVQTASGKTLQQGIAVSELLPDDPTKQIGTLAGEVGTRSTFEKVVKKPSDISSRSPLQDFYGIITPSDLHFERHHAGVPVIDPAKHELLIHGLVDKPLVFTVGDLKRFPSVSRIAFLECSGNFRSGKETLSPQDICGLTSQSEWTGVKLSTLFREVGVKPNASWFLAEGSDAAIMTRSIPVKKGWDDAIVAYAQNGEALRPEQGYPVRLFLPGWEGNTSVKWLRRIELSDQPFMTREETSKYTEPIKEGKYRQFSFDIDARSIITFPAYPKTIEKGWIEIRGIAWSGRGKVARVEVSTDAGKSWQPAVLQEPILDKAHTAFRYVWHWNGTETEILSRVTDETGYVQPTLKQLIEARGNAIGYHFNPITAWRIKPDGTVLFKPE; from the coding sequence ATGAAGAAAAGCACAAGTCAACTGGAACAGCTTACGGGCCGCCTGTCACGGCGGGCTATGCTTGGCGGGGCGGCTACGGCAGCGGTAGCCCTCGTTCAAACAGCATCCGGCAAAACACTTCAGCAAGGCATTGCCGTAAGCGAGCTACTCCCCGACGATCCGACAAAACAAATCGGCACGCTGGCCGGAGAAGTAGGCACACGGTCTACATTTGAAAAAGTCGTTAAGAAGCCGTCGGATATTTCTTCCCGGTCGCCGTTACAAGATTTCTACGGCATTATCACGCCATCGGATCTGCATTTTGAGCGGCACCACGCGGGAGTTCCGGTAATCGACCCGGCCAAACACGAACTTCTGATTCACGGGTTGGTCGATAAGCCATTGGTATTTACCGTTGGCGACCTCAAACGTTTCCCCTCCGTTTCCCGCATCGCCTTTCTGGAATGCTCGGGAAATTTTCGTTCGGGTAAAGAAACGCTGAGTCCACAGGATATTTGCGGATTGACCAGCCAGAGCGAATGGACAGGCGTAAAACTTTCGACATTGTTTCGGGAAGTCGGGGTAAAACCAAATGCCAGCTGGTTTCTGGCCGAAGGGTCCGATGCGGCCATTATGACCCGGAGTATTCCCGTAAAAAAAGGCTGGGACGATGCGATTGTGGCTTACGCGCAGAATGGTGAAGCGCTGCGCCCCGAACAGGGGTATCCCGTCCGGTTATTTTTACCCGGCTGGGAAGGGAATACATCCGTCAAATGGTTGCGTCGAATCGAGTTGTCCGACCAGCCGTTTATGACCCGCGAAGAAACCTCGAAGTACACGGAGCCAATCAAAGAAGGCAAGTACAGACAGTTTAGTTTTGACATCGACGCCCGCTCAATCATCACGTTTCCTGCTTATCCAAAAACAATTGAAAAAGGCTGGATCGAGATTCGGGGGATTGCGTGGAGCGGTCGCGGGAAGGTAGCACGGGTAGAGGTAAGTACGGATGCGGGTAAGTCGTGGCAACCGGCTGTACTTCAGGAACCAATACTGGACAAAGCCCATACGGCGTTTCGGTACGTTTGGCATTGGAACGGGACCGAAACAGAAATCCTTAGCCGCGTCACTGATGAAACAGGCTACGTACAGCCTACCCTGAAACAACTAATCGAAGCACGCGGAAACGCGATTGGCTACCATTTTAACCCGATTACGGCCTGGCGAATTAAGCCGGACGGCACCGTGCTATTTAAACCAGAGTAA